One part of the Papilio machaon chromosome 5, ilPapMach1.1, whole genome shotgun sequence genome encodes these proteins:
- the LOC106709581 gene encoding lipoyl synthase, mitochondrial → MFRNTLKVNLIARGHEVQRCKHTSKLDAIREKLREGPGLADFISEDRPANWDDYEGKLKREKGEVERLRLPPWLKTSIPTGSKFSALKEQLRGLKLSTVCEEARCPNIGECWSGGKHGTSTATIMLMGDTCTRGCMFCSVKTSRAPPPLDPDEPRNTAYAVGQWGLGYIVLTSVDRDDLPDGGSSHFAETVREIKRQNSEILVECLVPDFRGNRDSIANIANCGLDVFAHNIETVERLTPFVRDRRAGYRQTLKVLETAKEINPELVTKSSIMLGLGETDEQVEQTMKDLRSAGVDCVTLGQYMQPTKRHLKVFEYVTPAKFQQWEARGGQLGFLYTASGPLVRSSYRAGEFFITSLLKDRKAKTA, encoded by the exons atgtttcgtaatactttaaaagtaaatttgatAGCACGTGGTCATGAG gtTCAAAGATGTAAACACACTAGTAAATTGGATGCTATAAGAGAAAAACTAAGAGAGGGTCCAGGCTTGGCGGATTTCATATCTGAAGATAGACCGGCCAACTGGGACGATTATGAGGGGAAGCTGAAACGAGAGAAAGGTGAAGTGGAGAGATTGAGGCTACCTCCTTGGTTAAAGACATCAATACCTACAG GTTCAAAATTCAGTGCACTAAAAGAGCAGCTCCGTGGGTTGAAGTTGAGTACTGTGTGTGAGGAGGCCAGGTGTCCAAACATTGGAGAATGCTGGAGCGGAGGCAAACATGGCACATCTACTGCCACTATTATG CTAATGGGCGATACTTGTACACGCGGCTGCATGTTTTGTTCGGTAAAAACATCTCGGGCGCCGCCCCCACTGGACCCGGATGAACCTCGCAACACAGCCTATGCTGTGGGTCAATGGGGTCTAGGATATATTGTGTTGACATCTGTCGACAGAGATG ATTTGCCAGACGGTGGCTCCTCACACTTTGCGGAAACTGTCAGAGAAATAAAACGACA GAACAGTGAGATCCTGGTGGAGTGCCTGGTGCCCGACTTCCGCGGCAACCGGGACAGCATCGCGAACATCGCCAACTGCGGACTTGATGTGTTCGCGCACAACATTGAGACAGTGGAGAGACTTACGCCCTTCGTGAGGGACAGACGTGCGGG GTATCGTCAAACGCTGAAGGTGCTGGAGACGGCGAAGGAGATAAATCCTGAGCTGGTGACCAAGTCCTCCATCATGCTGGGTCTGGGAGAGACAGATGAGCAAGTGGAGCAAACTATGAAAG atCTCCGATCAGCAGGCGTTGACTGTGTGACATTAGGTCAGTACATGCAGCCTACGAAGAGGCACCTGAAGGTGTTTGAATATGTGACTCCGGCCAAGTTCCAGCAGTGGGAGGCTCGAGGTGGACAGCTGGGCTTCCTGTACACTGCCAGTGGACCCCTCGTCAGGTCCTCGTACCGGGCTGGAGAGTTCTTCATCACCAGTCTGCTCAAAGACAGGAAGGCTAAGACGGCCTGA
- the LOC106709553 gene encoding uncharacterized protein LOC106709553 has translation MRSVSSHLLEDKMDDAVTHYINSHQSTEAVHVDANSLALNVQDDGGGRVVTVMQPLSFSTSQMCRQVSVNDQVSEGQWSEELMDPESRLAAIVAHLSRPSNHQTHHKISAVRNDVDTSVILDAPMRLYNGPPLDSTMLTEQDRQVLDIAASASPVQNKHQSKKSLPHKKRISKKLKRNTGNSTPQQEQIVVIHCNPQVSQEEILPDNFVGGVPHPDHLAPDPHHIAHDMRPILLCQLCGEFYGEDQVKFYHHLRQHYEPHGTIIIENPVPDLSIDKMSNTCIVDNVQTLPDSLVELSLENTVPKSIYQPIDKHILYTTSDKTLSCHNKVQYTMAGEKELPQDNNKTDLYDTFGKLDLYNCPKCDKSFKKQKQCEEHVKDAHLNPKLEDMGEFSEPEDLMAGIHVAVEDGEQYEPTLLPHLVVENGHVHQDHVRHWYMRGSGEMCCDAPDYCAVCPAPPPAPPPLPPPPHLAPPPPAPAPPPPQPAPPPLAPAPPPLAPAPLPPVSTPATMNGQSPQLKEEVLQRIFESEVPNQETPFTAIIENPSEPPKPPEPPREEQKTKAPGGKKKALKRFECPLCDRVFHHRNSLLYHMLMHGEKQHFCKDCDKGFYTAAALKVHRRVHSGDRPCACDECGRNFRQWSDLKYHKASIHSDQKNFKCEFCDKEFARRYSLNVHRRIHTGERNYKCDYCNKTFRASSYRLSHMRTHTGSKPYKCPQCEKCFRVAYDLRRHMLIHEKVRLRVDEMKPKSKDSKDKKSKPEEPKPKAQEVKPAKKSAANRLPILKSMLDKKPTKTTKKTQTKKGAPNVTVATNKDVAMKINDKYTNNVEVFDTRQVEYNKYKDVFEYRGNEVLQGYKKDYSEEMVYKESDRLTEERELAVLRPMFRNTPPIEELEKNNMRSENTDGNFQVFTHIEKNTDGNFHVYTHADKSKNYIIPTSASQSDMKLDRELIREVRNDGLSSDNMDNVFLERLSAFYNITAV, from the exons atGAGGAGCGTAAGTTCCCATCTTCTAGAAGATAAAATGGATGATGCCGTTACACATTATATCAATTCGCACCAATCTACAgag GCAGTGCATGTGGATGCCAATTCTCTTGCACTCAACGTGCAGGACGACGGCGGTGGTAGGGTGGTGACAGTGATGCAGCCCCTCAGCTTCTCAACATCACAAATGTGCag ACAAGTATCAGTCAATGATCAAGTGAGTGAGGGTCAATGGAGTGAAGAACTTATGGACCCTGAAAGTAGATTGGCAGCTATAGTGGCACACCTCTCACGTCCATCAAATCATCAAACACATCACAAG ATATCTGCAGTCAGGAACGATGTAGACACATCAGTTATATTAGATGCACCTATGAGACTGTATAATGGACCACCATTG GATAGTACTATGTTGACGGAGCAAGATAGACAAGTACTAGATATAGCAGCCAGCGCATCTCCagtacaaaacaaacatcaaaGTAAAAAGAGTCTTCCGCATAAGAAGAGGATCTCGAAAAAGTTGAAAAGAAACACGGGAAATAGTACTCCGCAACaa GAACAAATAGTAGTGATACATTGTAACCCGCAAGTATCACAGGAGGAGATTCTCCCCGATAACTTTGTTGGTGGTGTTCCTCATCCGGACCATCTTGCACCAGACCCGCACCACATAGCTCATGAT ATGCGACCAATTCTGCTGTGTCAGTTGTGTGGTGAGTTCTATGGAGAGGATCAGGTCAAGTTCTACCATCACCTCCGGCAGCACTACGAGCCTCATGGCACCATCATCATTGAGAACCCAGTTCCAGACCTCTCCATTGATAAG atgaGCAACACATGTATAGTAGATAATGTACAAACTCTCCCCGACTCGCTCGTTGAACTGTCTCTAGAGAATACAGTGCCAAAGTCTATATACCAACCCATAGACAAACATATATTGTATACGACAAGTGACAAGACTCTATCCTGTCACAATAAGGTCCAATATACAATGGCAGGTGAGAAGGAACTACCTCAGGATAACAACAAAACAGATTTGTATGATACATTCGGGAAGCTGGATCTGTACAATTGTCCCAAATGTGATAAGTCCTTCAAGAAACAGAAGCAATGTGAGGAACATGTTAAAGATGCACATTTGAATCCTAAG CTGGAGGACATGGGTGAGTTCAGCGAGCCGGAAGACCTGATGGCCGGCATCCATGTGGCTGTGGAAGACGGCGAGCAGTACGAGCCCACACTGCTGCCTCACCTCGTGGTAGAGAATGGACATGTACACCAGGACCACGTCAGGCACTG GTATATGCGCGGCAGCGGCGAGATGTGCTGCGACGCGCCCGACTACTGCGCAGTGTGTcccgccccgccccccgcACCTCCTCCCTTACCGCCCCCACCTCACCTCGCCCCGCCCCCGCCTGCGCCCGCCCCGCCCCCTCCACAGCCAGCCCCGCCCCCGCTCGCACCAGCCCCGCCCCCACTCGCACCCGCCCCCTTACCTCCAGTCAGTACACCCGCAACTATGAACGGACAGTCACCGCAACTTAAAG AAGAAGTTCTTCAACGGATATTTGAAAGCGAAGTGCCGAATCAGGAGACTCCTTTTACAGCAATAATTGAAAATCCATCGGAGCCCCCCAAACCACCGGAGCCTCCGCGCGAGGAGCAGAAGACTAAAGCGCCCGGTGGCAAGAAGAAAGCTCTGAAGAGATTCGAATGTCCGCTGTGCGACCGAGTGTTCCACCACAGGAACAGTCTGCTGTACCACATGCTGATGCATGGAGAGAAGCAGCACTTCTGCAAGGACTGCGACAAGGGATTCTACACCGCCGCAGCTTTGAAG GTACACCGTCGTGTGCACAGTGGCGACCGGCCATGCGCCTGTGACGAATGTGGTCGTAACTTCCGTCAGTGGAGCGACCTCAAGTACCACAAAGCCTCCATACACTCCGACCAG AAAAACTTCAAATGTGAATTCTGTGACAAGGAATTCGCGCGGCGATACTCGTTAAATGTACATCGACGTATTCACACCGGCGAGCGTAATTACAAGTGTGACTACTGTAATAAGACATTCCGCGCCTCCTCATACCGCCTCAGTCATATGCGTACACACACag gTAGTAAACCTTACAAGTGCCCGCAGTGCGAGAAATGTTTCCGAGTCGCGTATGACCTGCGCCGGCACATGCTCATACATGAGAAGGTCCGCCTCAGGGTTGATGAGATGAAACCCAAATCCAAAGATTCCAAGGATAAAAAATCCAAGCCCGAAGAACCCAAGCCCAAGGCACAGGAAGTGAAACCAGCAAAGAAATCTGCTGCTAACCGTCTTCCTATACTAAAGAGTATGTTAGACAAGAAACCtacaaaaacaacaaagaaAACTCAAACTAAGAAAGGTGCTCCAAATGTTACCGTTGCAACTAATAAAGATGttgcaatgaaaataaacgaTAAATATACGAATAACGTCGAAGTATTTGATACTAGACAAGttgaatacaataaatataaagatgtaTTTGAATACAGAGGCAACGAGGTGTTGCAAggttataaaaaagattattccGAAGAAATGGTGTACAAAGAAAGTGATCGGTTGACTGAAGAGAGAGAATTAGCAGTACTAAGACCTATGTTCCGGAATACTCCACCAATAGAAGAGTTggagaaaaataatatgagaTCGGAGAACACTGATGGTAATTTCCAAGTGTTTACACACATTGAGAAGAACACGGATGGAAATTTTCATGTATATACACATGcggataaaagtaaaaattacataattccTACAAGTGCCTCGCAATCTGATATGAAATTGGATAGAGAACTGATTAGGGAAGTGAGAAATGATGGACTTTCTTCGGATAATATggacaatgtgtttttagaaAGGTTAAGTGCGTTTTACAATATAACGGCAGTTTGA
- the LOC123721035 gene encoding uncharacterized protein LOC123721035, whose product MRLVMVRLRESIGGSYDITKTVINLSNKELSPSAVNILEKGLNFAPSPRRIPYEKVIGGVEEAISRNKLKTTDADILRQDVAVTLRKAKLPPKNVTIKELSAIKELRTDPDILVLKADKGNATVVMNVSDYDNKINTLLNDSSTYQLMNNNPTQRVNRETLALINKHKDVLPSDVHKHLIQPRIVQPPKLYGLPKVHKDNVPLRPIVSQIDSPTYYLAKHVANVLQPLVGRTTSHVKDSRHVVNILKDTRVEADEIMVSFDVDSLFTNVPIKDSIDVIKVILNKNNIPMEYAKLLEHCLVTSYFLYNGQYYKQIDGVAMGSPVAPVVANIWMEHFENIAITATPSPVKLWKRYVDDVFCIMRGNQADIECYLSYLNSIHDKIKFTCEVEKERKLPFLDVLVKVRPDGSLGHSVYRKPTHTDRYLHASSHHHPLHLNAVVTSLVNRAHDLCDKDHLPGELEHLSNVLRRNGYDGKLKARRHRRNRPMEVARQPAFLPYVRGVTDKLSKILSKYAIKTIFTPDSKIAQKLRSPKDRIPFETPGVYKINCSCGSSYIGQTKRTITSRIKEHIRAVKNNDPQKSAIAEHLLDPSTNHWIELHSPQVLSTERHYIPRLVREAIEIAKCKNFNREDGFKLSSAWNPVIQYYNKTGQQPTSSTRTNVDTVSVVCQQTKITSSADLICSENADSGSGRRIRKKVDRYGYL is encoded by the exons ATGCGACTGGTGATGGTGCGCTTG AGAGAAAGTATTGGAGGTAGCTATGACATCACAAAAACGGtcataaatttatcaaataaagagCTTAGTCCATCGGCAGTTAACATTCTCGAAAAGGGATTGAACTTTGCACCGTCACCTAGGCGCATACCGTACGAGAAAGTGATAGGTGGTGTAGAGGAAGCCATTAGTCGAAACAAGTTAAAGACAACTGACGCAGACATATTAAGACAGGATGTGGCGGTCACATTACGTAAGGCAAAACTTCCTCCCAAGAATGTTACTATTAAAGAACTGTCCGCAATCAAAGAACTTCGCACTGACCCCGACATATTAGTATTAAAGGCAGATAAAGGCAATGCGACGGTTGTTATGAATGTTAGCGActatgataataaaatcaacactTTGCTAAATGATTCTTCTACTTATCAACTCATGAATAACAACCCTACGCAACGAGTGAATCGGGAAACCCTAGCTTTAATCAACAAACATAAAGATGTACTGCCATCAGACGTCCATAAGCATCTAATACAGCCTAGAATAGTGCAGCCCCCTAAACTGTATGGTTTGCCGAAGGTCCATAAAGACAATGTCCCACTCAGACCCATAGTGAGCCAAATTGACTCACCCACGTATTACCTGGCAAAACATGTTGCGAATGTGCTGCAACCTTTAGTGGGTCGTACAACATCTCACGTGAAGGATTCTCGACATGTCGTAAACATCTTAAAAGACACTAGAGTTGAAGCGGATGAGATCATGGTCAGTTTCGACGTCGATTCGCTCTTCACCAATGTACCCATTAAAGATAGTATAGATGTCATAAAGGTGattctgaataaaaataacatcccGATGGAATATGCCAAGTTACTTGAACACTGCTTGGTTACGAGTTACTTTCTGTACAATGGTCAGTATTATAAACAGATTGATGGCGTGGCTATGGGAAGCCCTGTTGCCCCCGTAGTTGCTAACATCTGGATGgaacattttgaaaacattgcCATCACAGCCACACCATCACCAGTTAAACTGTGGAAAAGATACGTAGATGACGTTTTTTGTATTATGAGGGGTAACCAGGCAGACATCGAGTGTTACTTGTCATATCTCAACAGCATCCACGACAAAATAAAGTTCACCTGTGAGGTAGAAAAAGAGAGGAAACTACCTTTTTTGGACGTTTTAGTTAAGGTTCGACCGGATGGATCACTCGGCCACTCTGTGTACCGGAAGCCAACTCACACTGACAGGTACCTTCACGCGAGCTCACACCATCATCCACTACACCTGAACGCTGTAGTGACGTCACTAGTGAATCGAGCCCATGATCTTTGTGACAAAGATCACTTACCAGGTGAACTCGAACATTTGTCGAACGTACTGCGGCGGAATGGATATGATGGAAAGCTGAAAGCACGACGACACAGACGGAATAGGCCGATGGAGGTGGCAAGACAGCCTGCTTTTTTGCCTTACGTCAGAGGGGTAACTGACAAACTGTCGAAGATTTTGAGCAAATAcgcaataaaaactatttttacccCTGACAGTAAGATAGCACAAAAACTGCGATCGCCCAAAGACCGTATTCCGTTTGAAACACCCGGTGTCTACAAAATCAACTGCAGCTGCGGCAGCTCGTATATAGGACAAACCAAGCGCACCATCACCAGTCGCATAAAGGAACATATACGAGCTGTTAAAAACAACGATCCTCAGAAGTCGGCTATAGCTGAACACCTTTTGGACCCCTCCACCAATCACTGGATTGAACTTCATAGTCCCCAGGTACTATCGACAGAACGCCACTACATACCAAGATTGGTAAGAGAAGCGATTGAAATTGCTAAATGCAAAAACTTCAATCGCGAAGATGGGTTTAAATTGTCGAGTGCCTGGAATCCAGTGATTCAGTATTACAACAAGACTGGACAGCAACCGACTTCGAGTACGCGCACAAATGTGGACACAGTGAGTGTAGTTTgtcaacaaacaaaaataacatcgagTGCGGACTTAATATGCAGTGAGAACGCGGACAGTGGTAGTGGTCGCCGAATCAGGAAGAAGGTAGACCGATACggctatctttaa